Below is a genomic region from Deltaproteobacteria bacterium.
AATTAAAAATGAAGAATTAAAAATGGAAAACAGGAGGAGGCTTTTTATAATTATTCACTCTTCACCGTTTACGAAATTTCCACTTCCGCCGGGGCAACAATCTTGGTGTCTTGTCCAGCAGGCTGAGCCGGTAGCTTTACTTGTTTGGCACGCCAGCCAGCATGACGTAGTGTACCACGAAATGGCGGCTCGCCAGTCACATTACCGGTCAGCCGAATCGCGGAGGGATCAAAGTCCGCAGGCACGGTCACTTCGTCACCTTCATTCCCACTCAAAACCGGCTCCAATGTCAGGTGTTCAGATAAAATCTGGCGACAGCCTTCGTGAATCGCACGTACGGCCGCACCAATCTGGCCATCATCATAGGCAGTAATGTCTTCACGCAGGAAGTCCACCAGCCGACCTTCTCTTTGCAGCAAACCAAGAAATTGTATTGCCGCACCAGATGTTGGCTTTGGTGGAGCTGCAACTTTCTTAGGCTCGGTAGTTGCCTGCACCGGCGCCGCTTCTTGCGTTGGTTCTCCACTCGTCACCAGTTTCGGGAGAGTCAGAAGTAGTAATAAACCGACAAGCAGCGGAGCCCCAAGGAAATAATAATTGTAGTTAATGCACGCCGAGAGTTCGGATAATCCACGAGTCATGCTCGGCATATCCGTCAC
It encodes:
- a CDS encoding DUF2760 domain-containing protein — encoded protein: MTRGLSELSACINYNYYFLGAPLLVGLLLLLTLPKLVTSGEPTQEAAPVQATTEPKKVAAPPKPTSGAAIQFLGLLQREGRLVDFLREDITAYDDGQIGAAVRAIHEGCRQILSEHLTLEPVLSGNEGDEVTVPADFDPSAIRLTGNVTGEPPFRGTLRHAGWRAKQVKLPAQPAGQDTKIVAPAEVEIS